One part of the [Synechococcus] sp. NIES-970 genome encodes these proteins:
- the desB gene encoding omega-3 acyl-lipid desaturase translates to MQTTVRSPGSSEFSRQDLPFTLKDVKAAIPEYCFQPSVFRSLAYFFLDIGIIAGLYAIAAYLDSWFFYPIFWFAQGTMFWALFVVGHDCGHGSFSKSKFLNNLIGHLSHTPILVPFHGWRISHRTHHANTGNVDTDESWYPIPESKYDQMGFAEKFVRFYAPLIAYPIYLFKRSPGRGPGSHFSPKSPLFRSNERNDIIVSTGAILAMVAFLGWFAVQFGFLAFVKFYFVPYVIFVIWLDLVTYLHHTEDDIPWYRGDDWYYLKGALSTIDRDYGIFNEIHHNIGTHVAHHIFHTIPHYYLKDATEAIKPLLGDYYRVSHAPIWRSFFKSQKACHYIADQGSHLYYQPEKK, encoded by the coding sequence ATGCAAACTACAGTCCGCTCCCCCGGGAGCAGCGAGTTTTCACGGCAAGATCTTCCCTTCACCCTTAAGGACGTCAAAGCAGCCATCCCAGAATACTGTTTTCAACCTTCGGTCTTCCGTTCCCTCGCTTACTTTTTCTTAGACATTGGCATTATCGCGGGTCTCTATGCGATCGCCGCCTATTTAGATTCTTGGTTTTTCTACCCCATTTTCTGGTTTGCCCAGGGCACAATGTTTTGGGCATTATTTGTGGTCGGCCATGATTGCGGCCACGGCTCTTTTTCGAAATCAAAATTTTTAAATAATCTCATCGGCCACCTGAGCCACACCCCGATCTTGGTGCCGTTCCATGGTTGGCGCATCTCCCACCGCACCCACCATGCCAACACGGGCAATGTCGACACCGATGAAAGTTGGTATCCCATTCCTGAGTCGAAATATGACCAGATGGGCTTTGCGGAAAAATTCGTCCGCTTCTATGCGCCCCTGATCGCCTATCCGATCTATCTGTTTAAGCGATCGCCCGGCCGGGGCCCGGGTTCCCACTTCTCCCCTAAGAGCCCTTTGTTCAGATCCAATGAGCGCAATGACATTATTGTCAGCACCGGGGCAATTTTAGCCATGGTCGCTTTCTTGGGCTGGTTTGCGGTGCAATTTGGATTTTTAGCCTTCGTGAAATTCTACTTTGTACCCTATGTGATTTTTGTGATTTGGTTAGACCTGGTCACCTATCTGCACCACACTGAAGATGATATTCCCTGGTACCGGGGCGACGATTGGTACTACCTCAAGGGCGCTCTTTCCACCATTGACCGGGATTACGGCATTTTTAACGAAATTCACCATAATATCGGCACCCATGTGGCCCACCACATTTTCCATACTATCCCCCACTATTACCTCAAGGATGCCACCGAAGCGATCAAACCTTTGTTGGGGGACTACTATCGGGTTAGCCATGCTCCCATTTGGCGCAGTTTCTTCAAGTCCCAGAAGGCCTGTCACTACATTGCTGACCAAGGGTCACACTTGTACTATCAGCCCGAGAAAAAATAG
- the slt gene encoding soluble lytic transglycosylase codes for MKRVRVNYSSPTFVIGLCLTGLLGLGAIAHRNQLLPLSQTSGQIESPADIDSEVLALVELSPAERRDRLEAIAADQRNPLDQSRARYLLGMDHLVAEDGAAALAAFENLERDYPALTPHILIKRGRAYELMNNPEQAQVIWFDVVQNYPEDAAAAEALFRLSAYDPKYADQAIAEYPAHPRSQTLIQERLTENPRQQNLLELRLKYDADAPDIAQVRRNLIDNFGDQLSPETWQAIADSFWNQWQYTDAAQAYQNAPRTPQNLYRLARSFQVSDQPNQARPAYQALIQAFPDAPETGLGLRRLASLVPDSEAIAYLDQVIERFPEEAPNALFAKADLLEKAGNGTAANQTRELALQNHRDHQATSDYRWQQAERQAAAGNYRQAIEWAEAIATLTPDHPEAAKSVFWTAKWQQQLNQARAAKQTFEKALKNYPESYYAWRSAVQLGWDVGDFDTVRTLQPQLNLPDTRPVPPAGSETFQELYRLGQDFDAWNTLQLELASTENLTVPEAFTQGLLKLAQGRYLQAINGIWNLSQRDEPGDRQAWLQLRESDGYWHALFPFPYAEAIQRWSAEHDLNPLLVVSLMRQESRFERNIESPVGAKGLMQVMPSTGEWIAQQTTGNTYALDDPEDNIKLGTWYLRYTHQEYNDNAMLAIASYNAGPGNVAQWLERYGLNDPDVFVEQIPFNETRGYVESVFANYWNYERIYNPKLRNKLAAL; via the coding sequence ATGAAACGGGTCCGGGTTAACTACAGTTCACCAACATTTGTGATTGGGCTTTGTCTCACGGGGTTATTGGGCCTCGGGGCGATCGCCCACCGGAATCAACTCCTCCCGCTTTCGCAAACCAGTGGCCAAATTGAAAGTCCAGCGGACATTGATTCAGAGGTACTCGCCCTGGTAGAACTTTCTCCGGCAGAACGGCGGGACAGACTGGAGGCGATCGCCGCCGATCAACGTAATCCCCTTGACCAGAGTCGCGCCCGTTACTTGTTAGGGATGGATCATCTGGTGGCCGAAGATGGAGCCGCTGCCTTGGCCGCCTTTGAAAATCTAGAACGGGATTATCCCGCACTCACACCCCATATTTTGATTAAGCGGGGCCGGGCCTATGAGTTAATGAACAATCCTGAACAGGCCCAGGTGATTTGGTTTGATGTGGTGCAAAACTATCCGGAAGATGCGGCCGCTGCTGAGGCTCTGTTTCGTCTCAGTGCCTATGACCCGAAATATGCAGACCAAGCGATCGCCGAATATCCGGCTCATCCCCGGAGCCAAACCTTGATTCAGGAGCGCCTGACTGAAAATCCGCGCCAACAAAATCTCCTAGAACTACGGTTAAAATACGATGCCGATGCCCCCGACATTGCCCAAGTGCGCCGCAATTTAATAGATAATTTTGGCGATCAGCTATCCCCCGAAACTTGGCAGGCGATCGCCGATAGTTTTTGGAACCAGTGGCAATACACTGATGCGGCCCAAGCCTATCAAAACGCGCCCCGAACGCCCCAAAATCTATATCGTCTTGCCCGCAGCTTCCAGGTGAGCGACCAACCCAACCAGGCTCGACCCGCCTATCAAGCCCTGATCCAAGCGTTTCCCGACGCCCCGGAAACGGGTTTGGGCCTACGCCGCCTCGCTAGTTTAGTGCCCGACAGTGAGGCGATCGCCTATTTAGATCAAGTGATCGAAAGATTCCCCGAAGAAGCCCCCAATGCCCTCTTTGCAAAGGCTGATCTTTTAGAAAAAGCAGGCAACGGCACCGCTGCGAACCAAACCCGTGAGCTGGCTCTGCAAAATCACCGTGACCATCAGGCAACCAGTGACTATCGCTGGCAACAGGCTGAACGCCAGGCCGCAGCAGGAAATTATCGCCAGGCAATTGAGTGGGCCGAGGCGATCGCTACCTTAACCCCAGATCATCCCGAGGCTGCTAAATCGGTTTTCTGGACTGCAAAATGGCAACAACAGCTCAATCAAGCTCGCGCTGCCAAGCAAACATTTGAAAAAGCCCTGAAAAATTATCCCGAATCTTATTACGCCTGGCGATCGGCGGTGCAGCTCGGCTGGGATGTGGGGGATTTTGATACTGTGCGCACTCTCCAGCCACAACTTAATCTTCCTGACACCCGCCCCGTTCCTCCCGCAGGCTCAGAGACCTTCCAGGAACTCTATCGTTTGGGTCAGGATTTTGATGCCTGGAACACCCTCCAACTAGAATTGGCTAGCACAGAAAATTTAACAGTCCCCGAAGCTTTTACCCAGGGTCTTTTAAAACTTGCCCAAGGCCGCTATCTCCAGGCCATTAATGGCATTTGGAATCTCAGCCAGCGGGATGAACCAGGCGATCGCCAAGCATGGTTACAACTCCGGGAAAGCGATGGGTATTGGCACGCATTATTTCCCTTCCCCTATGCCGAAGCGATCCAGCGCTGGAGCGCCGAACATGATCTAAATCCACTCCTCGTCGTTTCCCTCATGCGCCAGGAGTCTCGCTTTGAAAGAAATATCGAATCCCCTGTTGGGGCGAAAGGGCTGATGCAGGTGATGCCCAGCACCGGTGAATGGATTGCCCAGCAGACCACCGGCAATACCTACGCCCTCGATGATCCCGAAGACAATATCAAGCTCGGTACCTGGTATCTGCGCTACACCCACCAGGAATATAACGACAATGCAATGTTGGCGATCGCCAGTTACAATGCTGGCCCCGGCAATGTGGCCCAATGGTTAGAACGCTATGGCTTGAATGACCCTGATGTCTTTGTTGAGCAGATCCCCTTCAACGAAACACGGGGCTATGTCGAATCTGTCTTCGCCAACTACTGGAATTATGAACGCATCTACAATCCTAAGCTGCGTAATAAACTGGCAGCCCTCTAA
- the desF gene encoding putative syn-2, delta 9 acyl-lipid fatty acid desaturase: protein MTQSVQQSAPQPTLDWVAVFFFGTVHLLALGLAPFFFSWSAIGVCLFLHWLFGSIGICLGYHRLLSHRSLKVPQWLEYAIALIGALALQGGPIFWVAGHRLHHAHTEDETKDPYSAKRGFWWSHMLWIFYPDKQFFDADQYSRYARDLAKQPFYRWLNRNFLLLQIPLAIALYLLGGWSWVVYGMLLRAVLLWHSTWFINSVTHVWGYRSHASDDNSRNLWWAAILTYGEGWHNNHHAYPNVAKAGWRWWEVDVTWWVIWLLQRLGLATKVILPPATASD, encoded by the coding sequence ATGACCCAATCTGTGCAACAATCCGCCCCGCAGCCGACCCTGGACTGGGTGGCCGTATTTTTCTTTGGTACTGTTCATCTTTTGGCCCTTGGTTTGGCCCCCTTCTTTTTTTCCTGGTCGGCGATCGGCGTCTGTCTATTTCTCCACTGGCTCTTTGGCAGCATCGGCATTTGCCTCGGATACCATCGCCTCCTGAGTCACCGCAGCCTCAAGGTACCGCAATGGCTCGAATATGCGATCGCCCTCATCGGCGCTCTAGCACTCCAAGGAGGCCCGATCTTCTGGGTCGCTGGCCATCGTCTACACCATGCCCACACCGAAGATGAGACCAAAGATCCCTACTCGGCGAAGCGGGGTTTTTGGTGGAGCCATATGCTCTGGATTTTTTACCCGGACAAACAATTTTTCGACGCCGACCAATACAGCCGCTACGCCCGGGATTTGGCCAAACAGCCCTTCTATCGCTGGCTGAATCGCAATTTCCTGCTGCTCCAAATTCCTTTGGCGATCGCCCTCTATCTCCTCGGTGGCTGGTCTTGGGTGGTTTATGGGATGCTCCTGCGAGCGGTGCTGCTCTGGCACAGCACCTGGTTTATCAACTCCGTGACCCATGTGTGGGGTTACCGCAGCCACGCCAGCGATGATAACTCCCGCAATCTCTGGTGGGCGGCGATCCTCACCTATGGCGAAGGCTGGCACAACAACCACCACGCCTATCCTAATGTGGCGAAGGCCGGTTGGCGCTGGTGGGAAGTAGATGTCACCTGGTGGGTGATTTGGCTGTTGCAACGGCTGGGCCTCGCTACCAAGGTGATTTTGCCCCCGGCCACCGCCTCCGATTAA
- a CDS encoding hypothetical protein (conserved hypothetical protein): MEMPKLMMVEPYQLLLGGMVAIAFLTVGLTVGMSHAVGRNILRSRQFTCQTVVDPQAGEIVWTVFHQNEAQSQPWLRIVPGMEGDVSPQSRCEQVAQRLDRLIPQGLQALTYQPNVATPERHAVCAITQEQGDRCSTLVILRPDTDPTAFFGELTAPLRHWGEALNLETSNQAPLDLQPFLLRPSTQ; encoded by the coding sequence ATGGAAATGCCAAAGTTGATGATGGTAGAGCCTTACCAATTGCTGTTGGGGGGGATGGTGGCGATCGCCTTTTTGACCGTTGGGTTGACGGTGGGAATGAGCCATGCGGTTGGACGCAATATCTTGCGATCGCGTCAATTTACCTGCCAGACAGTGGTGGATCCCCAGGCGGGGGAAATAGTTTGGACGGTGTTCCACCAAAATGAAGCGCAATCCCAACCTTGGCTACGGATAGTACCAGGTATGGAGGGGGATGTTTCTCCCCAAAGTCGCTGTGAGCAGGTCGCCCAGCGCTTAGATCGTCTCATCCCCCAGGGGCTCCAAGCATTGACTTATCAGCCAAATGTGGCCACTCCAGAGCGCCATGCGGTCTGTGCGATCACCCAAGAACAAGGCGATCGCTGTAGTACCCTCGTCATCCTGCGGCCTGACACTGACCCAACGGCATTTTTTGGAGAGTTGACAGCGCCTCTCCGTCATTGGGGAGAAGCGCTGAACTTAGAAACGAGCAATCAAGCGCCCCTCGACCTCCAGCCTTTTCTCCTTAGGCCATCGACCCAGTAA
- the ho2 gene encoding Heme oxygenase 2, producing the protein MTTLSQRLRFGTQTSHTLSENTAFMKCFTKGIVEKAPLRKLLANLYGVYQTLETAFEQHKDHDILGQVYFPALNRVAHLEEDLAFYYGKNWPEKLELLPAGKLYQSHLQELATNHPTLLIAHAYVRYLGDLSGGQSLKNIIRSALDLPDTQGTRFYEFDQWPTPGDRRDFKLRYRDALDALALDALALDELTTQAIINEANYAFALNRDVMHELEPDVKAAIGEHTFDLLTRQDRPGSTENHHRRHPEDQAIATAPV; encoded by the coding sequence ATGACAACCCTATCCCAACGTCTCCGGTTCGGGACCCAAACGTCCCACACCCTCTCGGAAAACACCGCCTTTATGAAGTGTTTTACCAAAGGCATCGTGGAGAAAGCCCCTTTGCGGAAATTACTCGCTAATTTGTATGGGGTTTATCAAACCCTAGAAACCGCCTTCGAACAGCACAAAGACCATGACATTTTAGGGCAAGTTTATTTTCCTGCCCTCAACCGAGTGGCCCATCTGGAAGAAGATTTAGCTTTCTATTACGGTAAAAATTGGCCAGAAAAATTGGAACTCCTTCCAGCTGGCAAACTTTACCAAAGCCACCTCCAGGAATTAGCAACCAATCATCCAACATTGCTGATCGCCCATGCCTATGTGCGTTACCTAGGGGATCTGTCTGGGGGCCAAAGCCTGAAAAATATTATCCGTTCGGCGCTGGATTTACCCGATACCCAGGGCACGAGATTTTATGAGTTTGACCAGTGGCCGACCCCAGGCGATCGCCGCGATTTCAAACTGCGATACCGCGATGCCCTCGATGCTTTGGCCCTCGATGCTTTGGCCCTCGATGAATTGACAACCCAGGCGATCATCAACGAAGCAAATTATGCTTTTGCCTTGAATCGGGATGTGATGCATGAGCTGGAGCCGGACGTCAAAGCAGCGATCGGGGAACATACTTTCGACCTGCTTACCCGCCAAGACCGCCCCGGCAGTACCGAAAACCACCATCGTCGCCATCCCGAAGACCAGGCGATCGCCACTGCTCCCGTCTAA
- the pfkA gene encoding 6-phosphofructokinase PfkA — protein MGQIKKIGVLTSGGDCSGLNAAIRAVTRCARNRYGWEVIGICRATLGLLQDPPETIELTEGRVDSWLTMGGTMLGTTNKGNPFAFPMEDGSLKDRSEEIGAAYHRLGLDALVGIGGDGSLAILQKLAQIGGMNLVGIPKTIDNDVGITERSIGFETAVNIATEALDRLHFTAASHNRVMILEVMGRDAGHIALNAGIAGGAHVVLIPEIPYDMKQVCEFICDRQNSGNDHTLVVVSEAVCTTAGETLKHELQFGECRLGGIGQYMADEVAKKTGAETRVTVLGHIQRGGIASPLDRLLASAFGVAAVDLIAQGQFDRMVTWQNGRVSSVPISEAICINRAVDPHGTLVQTARGLGICLGDRPTAEVTGSMA, from the coding sequence ATGGGACAAATCAAAAAAATTGGCGTGCTCACCAGTGGCGGTGACTGTTCCGGCCTTAACGCCGCCATTCGCGCCGTCACCCGCTGTGCCCGCAATCGCTACGGCTGGGAAGTGATCGGAATTTGTCGCGCCACCCTGGGCCTCCTGCAAGATCCCCCCGAAACCATCGAGTTAACTGAAGGCCGCGTTGATAGTTGGCTCACCATGGGAGGCACCATGCTCGGCACAACCAATAAAGGAAATCCCTTTGCTTTCCCCATGGAAGATGGTTCCCTTAAGGATCGTTCCGAGGAAATTGGGGCTGCCTACCATCGCCTTGGTTTAGATGCTCTGGTGGGCATTGGCGGCGATGGCAGCCTGGCGATTTTACAAAAGTTAGCGCAGATTGGCGGGATGAATTTGGTGGGCATCCCGAAAACCATTGATAACGATGTGGGGATCACCGAGCGCTCCATTGGCTTCGAAACCGCCGTGAATATTGCCACGGAAGCCCTCGACCGCCTGCACTTTACCGCTGCAAGCCACAATCGGGTGATGATCCTGGAAGTAATGGGCCGAGATGCGGGGCACATCGCCCTCAACGCTGGGATTGCGGGAGGCGCCCATGTGGTCCTCATCCCAGAGATTCCCTATGACATGAAGCAGGTGTGTGAATTTATCTGCGATCGCCAAAATTCTGGCAATGACCACACCCTCGTTGTGGTGTCTGAGGCCGTTTGTACCACAGCTGGCGAAACCCTCAAGCATGAGTTGCAATTTGGAGAATGTCGCCTTGGGGGAATTGGGCAATATATGGCCGATGAGGTGGCCAAAAAAACCGGTGCTGAAACCCGGGTCACAGTGCTGGGTCACATTCAGCGGGGTGGCATCGCCTCACCCCTCGATCGCCTTTTGGCTTCGGCCTTCGGGGTCGCCGCCGTAGATCTAATTGCCCAGGGCCAATTTGACCGGATGGTCACCTGGCAAAATGGTCGGGTTTCTAGCGTACCGATCAGTGAAGCGATCTGTATCAATCGGGCGGTAGATCCCCATGGGACCTTAGTCCAAACGGCCCGGGGGTTAGGCATTTGTCTAGGCGATCGCCCAACGGCAGAGGTTACTGGGTCGATGGCCTAA
- the hemN_2 gene encoding oxygen-independent coproporphyrinogen III oxidase, producing MNLAAQNVRFDGQLLQKYNQAVPRYTSYPPATELTAEFSPDLFRQAIALGNYKKTPLSLYCHIPFCEKPCYFCGCNTIITQYKPAAATYLDYLMRHIQQVAPLVSGDRLVQQLHWGGGTPNYLNLDQVTLLWQTLQDNFQFAPDAEISIEINPCDVDRDYIFALRQLGFNRLSFGIQDFNPQVQAAINRIQPEDKLFEVMAWIRQAGFESVNVDLIYGLPYQTLATFTETVEKTIQLNPDCIAVFSFAYVPWLKPLQKRMPEAALPPTAEKLEILKMTIANLTYRGYTFIGMDHFAKPNDELAIAQRAGQLHRNFQGYTTKPESDLLGFGVTSISMLQNVYAQNHKRLKDFYGAIDAQILPIEKGVQLSQGDLIRRTVIMELMCQFRLSAPELEQKYHLGFDLDFNDYFQGELHALNDLEVDGLIHRSGDGFQVTASGRLLIRNIAAVFDTYLQHKTEQTFSKAI from the coding sequence ATGAATTTAGCCGCGCAAAATGTCCGCTTCGATGGACAACTCCTCCAGAAATATAATCAAGCGGTCCCCCGCTACACGAGCTACCCACCCGCCACAGAATTAACTGCTGAATTTAGCCCTGATCTGTTCCGTCAGGCGATCGCCCTGGGGAATTATAAAAAAACGCCCCTTTCCCTCTACTGTCACATTCCCTTTTGCGAAAAGCCCTGTTATTTCTGCGGCTGCAATACGATCATCACCCAGTACAAACCTGCCGCCGCAACCTACTTGGATTATCTCATGCGCCATATCCAGCAGGTTGCGCCTCTAGTATCGGGCGATCGCCTAGTCCAACAGCTCCACTGGGGCGGCGGCACACCCAATTATCTCAACCTCGATCAAGTAACACTTCTCTGGCAGACTCTCCAGGACAATTTTCAATTTGCCCCCGATGCCGAAATTTCCATTGAAATTAACCCCTGCGATGTGGACCGCGACTATATTTTTGCCCTGCGCCAGTTGGGGTTTAACCGCCTTAGCTTTGGCATCCAAGACTTTAATCCCCAGGTGCAGGCGGCTATTAACCGCATTCAACCGGAAGACAAACTATTTGAGGTAATGGCCTGGATCCGACAAGCGGGCTTTGAGAGCGTCAATGTGGATCTCATCTATGGTCTGCCCTACCAAACCTTGGCGACGTTTACGGAAACAGTGGAAAAAACAATCCAACTGAATCCCGACTGCATCGCTGTTTTTAGCTTTGCCTATGTGCCTTGGCTCAAGCCCCTCCAAAAACGGATGCCCGAGGCGGCACTACCCCCCACTGCTGAAAAGTTGGAAATCCTCAAAATGACGATCGCCAATCTCACCTATCGCGGTTATACCTTTATCGGCATGGACCACTTCGCTAAGCCCAATGATGAATTGGCGATCGCCCAACGGGCGGGTCAGCTCCACCGAAATTTCCAGGGCTACACCACCAAGCCCGAATCAGATCTCCTGGGCTTTGGCGTGACCTCGATCAGTATGTTGCAAAATGTCTATGCCCAAAACCACAAACGGCTCAAGGATTTTTACGGGGCGATCGATGCACAGATTTTACCGATCGAAAAGGGTGTCCAACTCAGCCAGGGTGACCTAATTCGTCGCACCGTGATTATGGAATTGATGTGTCAGTTCCGTCTGTCGGCCCCGGAGCTGGAGCAGAAATATCATCTGGGCTTTGACCTGGATTTTAACGACTACTTTCAAGGGGAACTCCACGCCTTAAACGACCTAGAAGTCGATGGTCTGATTCACCGCTCCGGGGATGGCTTCCAGGTGACTGCTAGTGGCCGCCTACTCATCCGCAATATTGCGGCGGTGTTTGACACCTATCTGCAACACAAAACTGAGCAAACTTTCTCAAAAGCGATTTAG
- a CDS encoding hypothetical protein (conserved hypothetical protein), which produces MSTTTEPTDRLFGALPYLLPLVYALPLGVPFLMRFPILSIIYVPLQPLIRLYSFPFAGLIIFFVLYSAVVRNSRISHFIRFNTLQAILIDIALILLSIVIQLFGFGGGGILVETISNVAFLGTLVACGYAMVQSVLGRYADLPTISDAARAQLPY; this is translated from the coding sequence ATGTCCACTACCACCGAACCTACAGACCGCCTCTTTGGGGCTTTACCATACTTGCTACCCCTCGTTTATGCCCTGCCTTTAGGGGTTCCATTTTTAATGCGGTTTCCGATTTTGTCCATTATCTATGTGCCCCTACAGCCGCTGATTCGCCTTTATTCTTTTCCTTTTGCGGGACTGATTATTTTTTTTGTGCTCTATAGCGCGGTGGTGCGAAACAGCCGGATCAGCCATTTCATTCGCTTCAACACTCTACAGGCGATTCTTATTGATATTGCGCTGATTCTGTTGAGCATTGTGATTCAGTTATTTGGTTTTGGGGGGGGAGGCATCCTCGTAGAAACGATTTCTAATGTTGCGTTTTTGGGGACCCTAGTGGCCTGTGGTTACGCAATGGTTCAGTCGGTGCTGGGCCGATATGCTGATCTGCCGACGATTTCTGATGCAGCCCGGGCACAACTGCCCTATTAG
- a CDS encoding putative transcriptional regulator: MPDTSPCNDVTFQCPIQFVVDLLGNKWSILVLRELFGGDRRTNELLKALPGISTKTLMVRLRELETHGLVERRIYAEIPPRVEYSLTAKGRELQPVMVALHQVGSQWLDQDTCVCPLQGVPEPSAQSV, translated from the coding sequence ATGCCCGACACCAGTCCTTGCAATGATGTAACGTTTCAATGTCCGATCCAATTTGTGGTGGATTTGCTGGGGAATAAGTGGTCAATCTTAGTTTTGCGGGAGCTGTTTGGGGGCGATCGCCGCACCAATGAACTGCTCAAAGCGCTCCCAGGAATCAGTACAAAAACCCTGATGGTGCGCCTACGGGAATTAGAAACCCACGGTCTGGTAGAACGGCGCATTTATGCGGAGATCCCGCCCCGGGTGGAGTACAGTTTGACCGCAAAGGGCCGCGAGCTTCAACCGGTGATGGTCGCGTTGCACCAAGTGGGCTCCCAGTGGCTCGATCAGGATACCTGTGTTTGTCCGCTGCAAGGGGTACCAGAACCCAGCGCCCAGAGCGTTTAA
- the acsF_1 gene encoding putative magnesium-protoporphyrin IX monomethyl ester aerobic oxidative cyclase, whose amino-acid sequence MVTLPAQPNPELLRPGVKKPVKETLLTPRFYTTDFDKIANMVLSSQEEEILAALDELRADYNKYHFVRDESFEQSWDHFDEKTRSIFVDFLERSCTSEFSGFLLFKELSRRLRDRSPILAEAFHLLARDEARHAGFINKSMVDFGLCLDLKYLTQKRTYTFFPPEWVIYTVYLSEKIGYWRYILVYRHLEKYPEHNIYPLFKYFESWCQDENRHGDFFKALLRSKKSLWQTWQSRLWSRFFLLTVFVTHSLTTLERSDFYEMIGLDAHQYNRDVIRNTNETSLRAFPEALDTDHPQFFSRLEACATANEQLKAIAGNGKPKMIQFCQKLPWIASILWNMALIFFAKPIDAEALRCEVH is encoded by the coding sequence ATGGTTACGCTCCCTGCCCAGCCAAACCCGGAACTCCTTAGACCAGGGGTCAAAAAGCCTGTTAAAGAAACCCTGCTGACGCCTCGCTTTTACACCACAGATTTTGACAAAATCGCCAATATGGTCCTGTCTTCCCAGGAGGAAGAAATTCTCGCGGCTCTAGATGAATTGCGGGCCGACTATAACAAATATCATTTTGTCCGGGATGAGAGTTTTGAACAGTCTTGGGACCATTTCGACGAAAAAACCCGTAGCATTTTTGTGGACTTTCTAGAACGCTCTTGCACTTCTGAATTTTCTGGCTTTCTGCTGTTTAAAGAACTGTCCCGCCGCCTGCGCGATCGCAGTCCAATCCTTGCCGAAGCTTTTCACCTGTTGGCCAGAGATGAGGCGCGCCACGCGGGATTTATCAATAAGTCCATGGTAGATTTTGGCCTCTGTTTAGATCTGAAATATCTCACCCAAAAACGCACCTATACTTTTTTCCCGCCGGAATGGGTGATCTACACGGTTTATCTATCGGAAAAAATCGGCTATTGGCGCTACATCCTCGTTTATCGCCACCTGGAAAAATACCCGGAACACAATATTTATCCGCTGTTTAAATATTTCGAGAGCTGGTGCCAGGATGAAAACCGCCATGGGGACTTTTTTAAAGCGCTGTTGCGATCGAAAAAATCCCTCTGGCAAACCTGGCAGTCCCGTCTCTGGTCGCGCTTTTTCCTGTTGACGGTGTTTGTGACCCATTCCCTGACAACCTTAGAGCGGTCTGATTTCTACGAAATGATCGGCCTCGATGCCCACCAGTACAACCGGGATGTGATTCGCAACACCAATGAAACCTCCTTACGGGCTTTTCCAGAGGCGCTGGACACAGATCATCCCCAGTTTTTCTCCCGCTTGGAAGCCTGCGCCACGGCCAATGAACAACTCAAGGCGATCGCCGGCAATGGCAAACCCAAGATGATTCAGTTTTGCCAAAAACTCCCCTGGATCGCGAGCATCCTCTGGAATATGGCCCTGATTTTCTTCGCTAAACCCATTGATGCCGAGGCTCTGCGCTGCGAAGTTCACTAA
- the ytfC gene encoding FKBP-type peptidyl-prolyl cis-trans isomerase, which translates to MREIWFSFGLIVICGVMLILSAVFNVGDQTAIAAELTPTNAPAVQIAANPTEELKNMDLDLSKAVTTESGLQYIDEVVGEGEFPMAGEMVTVHYTGKLTDGKVFDSSVKRNEPFSFVIGVGQVIKGWDEGVITMKPGGKRTLIIPAELGYGARGAGGVIPPNATLIFDVELLGIR; encoded by the coding sequence ATGCGAGAAATTTGGTTTAGCTTTGGACTCATCGTCATCTGTGGGGTCATGTTAATCTTGTCTGCGGTCTTTAATGTGGGTGATCAAACGGCGATCGCCGCTGAACTGACCCCGACCAATGCCCCAGCGGTACAAATTGCCGCTAACCCCACCGAGGAACTCAAAAATATGGATCTTGATTTATCAAAAGCAGTGACCACCGAATCTGGCCTCCAGTACATCGACGAAGTAGTCGGTGAAGGGGAATTTCCGATGGCCGGCGAAATGGTCACTGTCCACTACACTGGCAAGCTCACCGACGGTAAGGTTTTCGACAGCTCCGTTAAACGAAATGAACCTTTTTCCTTCGTGATTGGTGTCGGCCAAGTGATTAAGGGCTGGGATGAAGGGGTGATCACCATGAAACCCGGTGGTAAGCGCACCCTGATTATTCCCGCAGAATTGGGCTACGGCGCTCGCGGTGCTGGCGGTGTGATCCCCCCCAACGCCACCTTGATCTTTGATGTGGAACTCCTCGGCATTCGCTAG